One bacterium DNA segment encodes these proteins:
- a CDS encoding carbon-nitrogen hydrolase family protein, giving the protein MRPRKATVAIVQASPVYMNLEQSTEKALDLVTQAAAQGAQIIVFGETWLPGYPAWLDYCPDAALWNHEPTKQVFARLRENSILVPGRETTLFGRLAQELAITLVMGVNERVDSGPGNGTLYNSLLFIGPLGKILNHHRKLMPTYTERMVWGQGDGHGMTSIESAAGRLSGLICWEHWMPLSRHVLHEAGEDIHVAAWPSVHEMHQLASRHYAFEGRCFVLAAGLIMTAGDLPIELNKPGELANNPQQLLLRGGSAIIGPDGHYVVEPVFDRETILIRELDLQMIDRERMTLDVSGHYHRPDIFDVRVRRSRSPKKRNQTISPVAKRV; this is encoded by the coding sequence GTACAGAAAAGGCTCTTGACCTGGTAACACAAGCGGCCGCGCAAGGTGCGCAAATCATTGTTTTTGGCGAAACGTGGCTGCCCGGTTATCCAGCCTGGCTGGATTATTGTCCGGATGCCGCGCTGTGGAATCACGAGCCGACAAAACAGGTTTTTGCAAGACTTCGGGAGAACAGCATTTTGGTCCCCGGGAGGGAAACAACGCTATTCGGTCGACTCGCTCAAGAGCTGGCAATCACGCTCGTAATGGGAGTAAACGAACGGGTAGATTCGGGGCCGGGGAATGGAACGCTTTACAATTCGCTACTCTTCATTGGCCCTTTGGGAAAAATCTTAAATCATCACAGGAAATTGATGCCGACATACACGGAAAGGATGGTCTGGGGTCAGGGGGACGGGCATGGAATGACTTCGATAGAAAGCGCTGCCGGCAGGTTGAGCGGTCTGATTTGTTGGGAGCACTGGATGCCATTATCGCGTCACGTGCTGCATGAAGCCGGTGAAGATATTCACGTGGCGGCATGGCCATCGGTCCACGAGATGCATCAACTCGCGAGCCGCCACTATGCTTTTGAAGGACGTTGTTTTGTGCTTGCCGCAGGCTTGATTATGACGGCGGGCGATCTTCCCATCGAACTCAACAAACCCGGAGAATTGGCGAACAATCCGCAGCAATTGTTATTGCGCGGAGGAAGCGCGATCATCGGCCCGGACGGTCATTATGTTGTGGAGCCTGTCTTCGATCGTGAAACGATATTGATCCGGGAACTGGATTTGCAAATGATCGATCGAGAACGAATGACTTTGGACGTTTCAGGCCATTATCACCGCCCTGATATTTTTGATGTGCGGGTAAGGAGGTCGCGTAGCCCGAAGAAGCGCAACCAGACTATTTCTCCTGTGGCGAAACGAGTTTGA
- a CDS encoding ATP-binding protein: protein MEVEQKLCEFCSGTGWQIVLEGSVSRAKRCACARVISGDKMVDSAKVPPRYINCDFENYDSQSLGQERAKTMAQNFAADYPMIEEDYPEGGLLFSGNSGTGKTHLAVSVVKTLLKKGIRCLFVDFHDLLAEIRSSYDELSQTSELQILRPVLTSEVLVLDDLGSQRMTEWMQDTVFHIVNLRYQQKKMLLTTTNLAIEPAKSSAQESLRERLGYKVVSRLYEMCTFIELDGPDYRKEIRKASGDASRSRKESAN, encoded by the coding sequence ATGGAAGTAGAACAGAAACTCTGTGAGTTCTGCAGCGGTACCGGCTGGCAAATTGTGCTGGAAGGCTCGGTTTCACGCGCGAAACGTTGCGCGTGCGCGCGCGTCATCAGCGGCGACAAAATGGTGGATTCCGCCAAAGTTCCACCACGTTATATCAACTGCGATTTCGAGAATTATGATTCCCAATCTCTTGGCCAGGAAAGAGCAAAAACAATGGCCCAGAATTTTGCCGCGGATTATCCAATGATTGAGGAAGATTATCCGGAAGGGGGCCTGCTTTTCTCGGGAAATTCCGGAACAGGTAAAACGCATCTGGCAGTTTCTGTTGTAAAAACATTGCTCAAAAAAGGGATTCGTTGCCTGTTTGTCGATTTTCACGATTTGCTGGCGGAAATCCGCAGCAGCTATGACGAACTTTCCCAGACTTCAGAGCTTCAAATCTTGCGGCCCGTTCTTACTTCTGAAGTTCTGGTGCTCGATGACCTGGGATCTCAGCGAATGACAGAGTGGATGCAGGATACAGTTTTTCATATTGTTAATCTGAGGTACCAGCAGAAGAAAATGCTGCTGACGACCACGAATCTTGCGATCGAGCCGGCGAAATCATCTGCGCAGGAATCGTTACGGGAGCGTCTTGGATACAAAGTCGTGTCAAGACTCTATGAAATGTGTACATTTATAGAACTGGATGGTCCCGATTATCGTAAAGAGATTAGAAAGGCTTCTGGAGATGCATCGCGAAGTAGAAAAGAATCTGCCAATTAG